One region of Streptomyces davaonensis JCM 4913 genomic DNA includes:
- a CDS encoding winged helix-turn-helix transcriptional regulator: MDIAQERTAEQDLPYNVFAKVCPSRGTLEHVTGRWGSLTLGALSDGSLRFNELRRRIDGVSEKMLSQTLHALERDGLVLREAQPTNPPRVDYELTPLGHEVATRLLGLIHFLEGRMDEVLAARGRYDETRGAR; the protein is encoded by the coding sequence ATGGACATCGCACAGGAGCGCACGGCGGAGCAGGACCTGCCGTACAACGTGTTCGCGAAGGTGTGCCCCTCGCGCGGCACGCTGGAGCACGTCACCGGTCGCTGGGGCTCGCTCACGCTCGGCGCTCTGTCCGACGGATCGCTGCGCTTCAACGAGCTGCGTCGGCGCATCGACGGCGTGAGCGAGAAGATGCTGTCGCAGACGCTGCACGCGCTGGAGCGGGATGGGCTGGTGCTGCGCGAGGCCCAGCCGACGAACCCGCCCCGGGTGGACTATGAGCTGACACCGCTGGGCCACGAGGTGGCCACCCGGCTGCTCGGCCTCATCCACTTCCTGGAGGGCCGCATGGACGAGGTGCTCGCGGCACGCGGACGCTACGACGAAACCCGCGGCGCCCGCTGA
- a CDS encoding acylphosphatase, whose translation MSEDVRLVAWVRGRVQGVGFRWFTRAKALEIGGLSGFALNLDDGRVQVVAEGPRPGCQGLLDWLEGDDTPGRVEGVTEIWDTPRGGYDGFAIR comes from the coding sequence ATGAGCGAGGATGTTCGGTTGGTGGCCTGGGTGCGTGGACGCGTCCAAGGTGTGGGTTTTCGCTGGTTCACACGTGCCAAGGCACTGGAGATCGGCGGCCTGAGTGGTTTTGCTCTCAATTTGGACGACGGACGCGTCCAAGTGGTCGCAGAAGGCCCGCGCCCGGGTTGTCAGGGACTCCTCGACTGGCTCGAGGGGGACGACACGCCCGGCCGCGTGGAGGGCGTCACCGAGATCTGGGACACACCTCGCGGGGGATACGACGGCTTCGCCATCCGGTGA
- a CDS encoding sugar porter family MFS transporter: MTSTAQAPQSGAKATHPEHLGHVVFITAAAAMGGFLFGYDSSVINGANGGIQDRFDLSSGVTGTVAASALLGSALGAAIAGRIADRIGRIRVMQIAAVLFAVSAVGSALPFAAWDLAAWRVLGGIAIGMASVIGPAYIAEVAPPAYRGRLASFQQAAIVIGIAVSQLVNWAILNMADGEERGKVAGLESWQWMLGVMVVPALVYGLLSFAIPESPRYLISAGRLDDAKKVLADVEGDIDLDARVAEIDQAMRSDHRSTFRDLLGGKFGLLPIVWIGIGLSVFQQLVGINVIFYYSNLLWQSVGVDPSSSFFYSFETSIINIIGTVIAMIFVDRIGRKPLALIGSVGMGISLAAAAWAFSYQNGNDPLPTAQGAVALIAANAFVLFFALSWGVVVWVMLGEVFPNKIRAAALGVAASAQWIANWVITITFPDLADWNLSLTYVMYAVFAFLSIPFILKFVPETKGKKLEDMG; encoded by the coding sequence GTGACCAGCACAGCGCAGGCGCCCCAGTCAGGAGCGAAGGCGACGCACCCCGAGCACCTCGGGCACGTCGTCTTCATCACCGCCGCGGCCGCCATGGGCGGCTTCCTCTTCGGCTATGACAGCTCCGTCATCAACGGGGCCAACGGCGGTATACAGGACCGGTTCGACCTCAGCTCCGGCGTCACCGGCACCGTCGCCGCCAGCGCCCTGCTCGGCAGCGCCCTCGGCGCGGCGATCGCCGGCCGGATCGCGGACCGGATCGGCCGTATCCGGGTCATGCAGATCGCGGCGGTGCTGTTCGCCGTGTCGGCCGTCGGCTCCGCCCTTCCGTTCGCCGCCTGGGACCTCGCCGCCTGGCGTGTGCTCGGCGGTATAGCCATCGGTATGGCCTCGGTCATCGGCCCCGCCTACATCGCCGAGGTCGCCCCGCCGGCCTACCGGGGCAGGCTCGCCTCGTTCCAGCAGGCCGCCATCGTCATCGGCATCGCCGTCTCCCAGCTCGTGAACTGGGCCATCCTCAACATGGCCGACGGTGAGGAGCGCGGGAAGGTCGCGGGCCTGGAGTCCTGGCAGTGGATGCTGGGCGTGATGGTCGTACCGGCCCTGGTCTACGGCCTGCTGTCCTTCGCCATCCCGGAGTCCCCGCGCTACCTGATCAGCGCCGGCCGTCTCGACGACGCCAAGAAGGTGCTCGCCGACGTCGAGGGCGACATCGACCTCGACGCCCGGGTCGCCGAGATCGACCAGGCCATGCGCAGCGACCACAGGTCGACGTTCCGGGACCTGCTGGGCGGGAAGTTCGGCCTGCTGCCGATCGTCTGGATCGGTATCGGTCTCTCCGTCTTCCAGCAGCTGGTCGGCATCAACGTCATCTTCTACTACTCGAACCTGCTGTGGCAGTCCGTCGGCGTCGACCCGTCGAGCTCGTTCTTCTACTCGTTCGAGACCTCGATCATCAACATCATCGGCACCGTGATCGCGATGATCTTCGTCGACCGCATCGGCCGCAAGCCGCTCGCCCTGATCGGCTCGGTGGGCATGGGCATCTCGCTGGCGGCCGCCGCCTGGGCCTTCTCCTACCAGAACGGCAACGACCCGCTGCCCACCGCGCAGGGCGCCGTGGCGCTGATCGCCGCCAACGCGTTCGTGCTCTTCTTCGCCCTGTCCTGGGGTGTCGTGGTCTGGGTCATGCTCGGCGAGGTCTTCCCGAACAAGATCCGCGCCGCCGCCCTCGGTGTGGCCGCCTCGGCCCAGTGGATCGCCAACTGGGTCATCACGATCACCTTCCCGGACCTGGCGGACTGGAACCTGTCGCTCACCTACGTCATGTACGCGGTGTTCGCCTTCCTCTCCATCCCCTTCATCCTCAAGTTCGTGCCCGAGACCAAGGGCAAGAAGCTGGAGGACATGGGCTGA
- a CDS encoding CAP domain-containing protein: protein MGRHRRHAAGRAATSRATGVNHTDGSAQWSHDSRDSYPDRHSRPDETVGIAPYLHQDAYAGAYATTEAYLFTGDGYGGDYAPESDTAFFASEGFTPADGSERGRPNRRKKKKAVTPVRTGLLGVSAAVAIGTVAVATGVLPGGDNYTLGGGSSDKVQAADSPTSSPSEQGGTSGSAENRDDSTPASRDQERSVSPSAAPSTSAPAPTKTPSKKPTATPSKKPKTNTPPSKATTKAPEKPSAPVTLTEEAAAAAEVLRLVNEERAKVGCSAVAANSSLAELASAFSEDMAERGFFDHTDPDGSSPWDRAAKAGITNLGGENIARGQADAAAVMDAWMNSPGHRANILNCDFKTLGVGVHMASGGPWWTQNFGY, encoded by the coding sequence ATGGGACGCCACCGACGCCACGCCGCCGGCCGCGCCGCCACGAGCCGCGCCACGGGGGTCAACCACACAGACGGTTCCGCTCAGTGGAGCCACGACTCCCGGGACTCGTACCCGGACCGACACTCGCGCCCGGACGAGACGGTGGGCATCGCCCCCTATCTCCACCAGGACGCGTACGCCGGTGCCTACGCGACGACCGAGGCCTATCTCTTCACGGGCGACGGCTACGGCGGGGACTACGCCCCCGAGTCGGACACCGCCTTCTTCGCGAGCGAGGGCTTCACCCCCGCTGACGGCTCCGAGCGCGGGCGGCCGAACCGCCGCAAGAAGAAGAAGGCCGTCACTCCGGTGCGCACCGGGCTCCTCGGGGTCTCCGCCGCGGTGGCCATCGGCACCGTCGCGGTCGCCACCGGCGTACTGCCCGGCGGGGACAACTACACCCTCGGCGGCGGCAGCAGCGACAAGGTGCAGGCCGCCGACTCGCCGACCAGCTCGCCGAGTGAGCAGGGCGGCACCTCGGGCAGCGCGGAGAACCGCGACGACAGCACCCCGGCCAGCCGGGACCAGGAGCGGTCCGTGTCGCCATCGGCGGCGCCGTCGACCTCCGCACCCGCGCCGACGAAGACCCCGTCGAAGAAGCCGACGGCCACGCCCAGCAAGAAGCCGAAGACCAACACGCCGCCGTCGAAGGCCACCACCAAGGCGCCGGAGAAGCCCAGCGCCCCGGTGACGCTCACGGAGGAGGCCGCCGCCGCGGCCGAGGTCCTGCGGCTGGTCAACGAGGAGCGGGCGAAGGTCGGTTGCAGTGCCGTCGCCGCCAACAGCTCGCTCGCCGAGCTGGCCTCCGCGTTCAGCGAGGACATGGCGGAGCGGGGCTTCTTCGACCACACCGACCCGGACGGCTCCAGCCCCTGGGACCGTGCCGCGAAGGCCGGCATCACCAACCTCGGCGGCGAGAACATAGCCCGCGGCCAGGCCGACGCGGCCGCGGTCATGGACGCCTGGATGAACAGCCCCGGCCACCGAGCCAACATCCTGAACTGCGACTTCAAGACCCTGGGAGTCGGCGTCCACATGGCCTCCGGCGGCCCTTGGTGGACGCAGAACTTCGGCTACTGA
- the smc gene encoding chromosome segregation protein SMC → MHLKALTLRGFKSFASATTLRFEPGITCVVGPNGSGKSNVVDALSWVMGEQGAKSLRGGKMEDVIFAGTTGRPPLGRAEVSLTIDNSDGALPIEYAEVTITRIMFRNGGSEYQINGDTCRLLDIQELLSDSGIGREMHVIVGQGQLDSVLHADPMGRRAFIEEAAGVLKHRKRKEKALRKLDAMQANLARVQDLTDELRRQLKPLGRQAAVARRAAVIQADLRDARLRLHADDLVRLREALRTEVADEAALKERKEAAEQELKKALQREALLEDEVRQLAPRLQRAQQTWYELSQLAERVRGTVSLADARVKSATSAPPEERRGRDPEDMEREAARIREQEAELEAALEAAEHALEDTVAHRAELERELALEERRLKDVARAIADRREGLARLNGQVNAARSRAASAQSEIDRLASARDEAQERAVAAQEEYEALKTEVDGLDADDAELAEQHDVAKVALAEAETALTAAREAATAAERKRAATQARHEALALGLRRKDGTGALLGAKDRLTGLLGPAAEHLTITPGYEVPLAAAFGAAADAIAVTSPAAAAEAIRLLRKQDGGRASLLLSGAPESPVRGAGNCATSHDEPAPAGRHHAADLVRAPSDLMPAVRRLLHGIVVVGTLEDAEDLVYTHPHLTAVTAEGDLLGAHFAHGGSAGAPSLLEVQASVDEAAAELEELAVRCDELTAAQQEAGERRKETAARVEELADRRRAADREKSAVAQQLGRLAGQARGAAGEAERSVAATARAQDALDKALEEVEVLAERLEVAEEMPVEEEPDTSVRDRLAADGANARQTEMEARLQVRTHEERVKGLAGRADSLDRAARAERETRARAEQRRARLRHEAAVAEAVASGARQLLAHVEVSLTRAEEERTAADAAKAIREQELTAARNAGRDLKAELDKLTDSVHRGEVLGAEKRMRIEQLETKALEELGVEPAGLVEEYGPHQLVPPSPPAEGEELPEDPEHPRNRPRPFVRGEQEKRLKAAERAYQQLGKVNPLALEEFAALEERHKFLSEQLEDLKKTRADLLQVVKEVDERVEQVFTEAYRDTAREFEGVFSRLFPGGEGRLVLTDPDNMLTTGVDVEARPPGKKVKRLSLLSGGERSLTAVAMLVSIFKARPSPFYVMDEVEAALDDTNLQRLIRIMQELQEASQLIVITHQKRTMEVADALYGVSMQGDGVSKVISQRLR, encoded by the coding sequence GTGCACCTCAAGGCCCTGACCCTCCGCGGGTTCAAGTCGTTCGCATCGGCGACCACACTCCGGTTCGAGCCGGGTATCACGTGTGTCGTCGGACCGAACGGCTCGGGCAAGTCCAATGTCGTGGACGCGCTCAGCTGGGTCATGGGCGAACAGGGCGCGAAGTCGCTGCGCGGCGGCAAGATGGAGGACGTCATCTTCGCCGGCACCACCGGGCGCCCACCGCTCGGCCGCGCCGAGGTGTCGCTGACGATCGACAACTCCGACGGCGCGCTGCCCATCGAGTACGCCGAGGTGACGATCACCCGGATCATGTTCCGCAACGGCGGCAGCGAGTACCAGATCAACGGCGACACCTGCCGCCTCCTCGACATCCAGGAGCTGCTCTCCGACTCCGGCATCGGCCGCGAGATGCATGTCATCGTCGGCCAGGGCCAGCTCGACTCCGTGCTGCACGCCGACCCGATGGGCCGCCGCGCCTTCATCGAGGAGGCCGCGGGCGTCCTCAAGCACCGCAAGCGCAAAGAGAAGGCGCTGCGCAAGCTCGACGCGATGCAGGCCAACCTCGCGCGCGTGCAGGACCTCACCGACGAACTCCGCCGCCAGCTCAAGCCCCTCGGCCGCCAGGCGGCGGTAGCGCGCCGGGCCGCCGTCATCCAGGCCGACCTGCGCGACGCCCGCCTCCGCCTGCACGCCGACGATCTCGTACGGCTGCGTGAGGCGCTCCGGACAGAAGTCGCCGACGAGGCCGCCCTGAAGGAACGCAAGGAAGCCGCCGAACAGGAGCTGAAGAAGGCGCTCCAGCGCGAGGCGCTCCTGGAGGACGAAGTCCGGCAGCTCGCGCCCCGCCTCCAGCGCGCCCAGCAGACCTGGTACGAGCTCTCCCAGCTCGCCGAGCGGGTCCGCGGCACCGTCTCCCTCGCCGACGCGCGCGTGAAGAGCGCGACCTCCGCCCCGCCCGAGGAGCGCCGCGGCCGTGACCCCGAGGACATGGAGCGGGAGGCCGCGCGGATCCGTGAGCAGGAAGCCGAGCTGGAGGCGGCCCTGGAGGCGGCCGAGCACGCCCTGGAGGACACGGTCGCCCATCGCGCCGAGCTGGAGCGTGAACTCGCCCTCGAAGAACGGCGTCTGAAGGACGTCGCCCGCGCCATCGCCGACCGCCGTGAAGGTCTGGCCCGTCTGAACGGCCAGGTCAACGCGGCCCGTTCACGCGCCGCCTCCGCCCAGTCCGAGATCGACCGCCTGGCCTCCGCCCGGGACGAGGCCCAGGAGCGGGCCGTCGCCGCCCAGGAGGAGTACGAGGCCCTCAAGACCGAGGTCGACGGCCTCGACGCCGACGACGCGGAACTGGCGGAGCAGCACGACGTGGCGAAGGTGGCGCTGGCCGAGGCGGAGACGGCGCTCACGGCGGCCCGCGAAGCGGCCACGGCAGCGGAACGCAAGCGCGCCGCGACCCAGGCCCGCCACGAGGCGCTGGCACTGGGCCTGCGCAGGAAGGACGGCACGGGCGCGCTGTTGGGCGCGAAGGACCGGCTGACGGGGTTGCTCGGCCCGGCAGCGGAACACCTCACGATCACCCCGGGCTACGAGGTACCGCTGGCGGCGGCTTTCGGCGCGGCGGCGGACGCCATCGCCGTAACCTCACCCGCAGCAGCCGCGGAGGCGATCCGGCTGCTGCGGAAGCAGGACGGAGGGAGGGCGTCACTTCTCCTGTCGGGGGCACCGGAATCGCCGGTAAGGGGCGCGGGGAACTGCGCGACCAGCCACGACGAACCCGCACCCGCCGGACGGCATCACGCGGCAGATCTGGTCCGCGCCCCCTCCGACCTCATGCCCGCCGTAAGACGCCTACTCCACGGCATCGTCGTCGTAGGCACCCTCGAAGACGCCGAAGACCTCGTCTACACCCACCCCCACCTCACCGCCGTAACCGCAGAAGGCGACCTGCTCGGCGCCCACTTCGCCCACGGCGGCTCCGCAGGCGCCCCCAGCCTCCTCGAAGTACAGGCCTCCGTGGACGAGGCAGCGGCCGAGCTGGAAGAGCTGGCCGTGAGGTGTGACGAACTCACGGCGGCGCAGCAAGAGGCAGGCGAGCGACGCAAAGAGACCGCCGCCCGAGTCGAAGAACTGGCCGACCGCCGCCGCGCAGCGGACCGCGAGAAGTCGGCCGTGGCCCAGCAGCTGGGCCGGCTCGCCGGACAGGCACGAGGCGCCGCAGGAGAAGCGGAACGCTCAGTCGCGGCGACCGCGCGGGCGCAGGACGCGCTGGACAAGGCCCTGGAAGAGGTCGAGGTCCTCGCCGAGCGCCTCGAAGTCGCCGAGGAGATGCCGGTCGAGGAGGAGCCCGACACCTCCGTCCGCGACCGCCTCGCCGCCGACGGTGCGAACGCCCGCCAGACCGAGATGGAGGCCCGCCTCCAGGTCCGTACGCACGAGGAACGGGTCAAGGGCCTCGCGGGACGGGCCGACTCCCTCGACCGCGCCGCCCGCGCCGAACGCGAGACACGCGCGCGTGCCGAGCAGCGGCGGGCGCGGCTGCGGCACGAGGCCGCCGTGGCGGAAGCCGTCGCGTCCGGCGCCCGGCAACTCCTCGCGCACGTGGAGGTCTCCCTCACCCGTGCCGAGGAGGAGCGCACCGCCGCGGACGCGGCGAAGGCCATAAGAGAGCAGGAGCTGACCGCCGCCCGGAACGCCGGCCGCGACCTCAAGGCCGAACTCGACAAGCTGACCGACTCCGTGCACCGCGGAGAGGTGCTCGGCGCCGAGAAGCGGATGCGGATCGAGCAGCTGGAGACCAAGGCGCTGGAGGAGCTCGGCGTGGAGCCGGCCGGGCTCGTCGAGGAGTACGGCCCCCATCAGCTCGTACCGCCCTCGCCGCCCGCCGAGGGCGAGGAGCTGCCGGAGGATCCCGAGCATCCGCGCAACCGTCCGAGGCCGTTCGTGCGCGGCGAGCAGGAGAAGCGGCTGAAGGCGGCCGAGCGGGCGTACCAGCAGCTCGGCAAGGTCAATCCGCTCGCGCTGGAGGAGTTCGCCGCGCTGGAGGAGCGCCACAAGTTCCTCAGCGAGCAGCTGGAGGACCTGAAGAAGACCCGCGCCGATCTGCTCCAGGTCGTCAAGGAGGTCGACGAGCGGGTCGAGCAGGTCTTCACCGAGGCCTACCGGGACACCGCCCGGGAGTTCGAGGGCGTCTTCAGCCGGCTGTTCCCGGGTGGCGAGGGGCGGCTGGTGCTGACCGACCCCGACAACATGCTCACCACGGGCGTGGATGTCGAGGCGCGTCCGCCGGGCAAGAAGGTCAAGCGGCTGTCGCTGCTCTCGGGTGGCGAGCGCTCACTGACCGCCGTGGCGATGCTGGTGTCGATCTTCAAGGCGCGACCCAGCCCGTTCTACGTCATGGACGAGGTCGAGGCGGCCCTCGACGACACCAATCTCCAGCGGCTGATCCGCATCATGCAGGAGCTCCAGGAAGCCTCCCAGCTGATCGTGATCACCCATCAGAAGCGCACGATGGAGGTCGCCGATGCGCTGTACGGCGTCTCCATGCAGGGCGACGGGGTGTCGAAGGTCATCAGCCAGCGCCTGCGCTGA